One genomic window of Halolamina sediminis includes the following:
- a CDS encoding DUF7110 family protein, translating into MTGRVFRLHSTLELPLEDLEAFLEDPDLPPELDDVELTRRNNTLILKAVAEDADIGKYTPTAQLKASVSETRVYEEEPPKTAPTWGQEEEEEEIPSELVEFACFKGDRETVLQNSALRFPMFLVLRELALISEKGTLTAVLEKDGDLQAVRIVEGEERPASVEVVENPRQGDGEDGGVNWRDNEFIS; encoded by the coding sequence ATGACTGGTCGCGTATTCCGACTCCACTCGACCCTCGAACTGCCACTCGAAGACCTCGAAGCGTTCCTCGAGGACCCGGATCTCCCCCCCGAGCTCGACGACGTCGAGCTCACCCGCCGGAACAACACCCTGATCCTGAAAGCGGTCGCGGAGGACGCCGACATCGGGAAGTACACCCCGACCGCTCAGCTCAAAGCCAGCGTCTCCGAGACGCGGGTGTACGAGGAGGAGCCCCCCAAGACCGCCCCGACGTGGGGCCAGGAGGAGGAAGAGGAGGAGATCCCCTCCGAACTCGTCGAGTTCGCCTGCTTCAAGGGGGACCGCGAGACGGTGCTCCAGAACAGCGCGCTGCGGTTCCCGATGTTCCTCGTCCTCCGGGAGCTTGCGCTCATCTCCGAGAAAGGTACCCTCACCGCGGTGCTGGAGAAGGACGGCGACCTCCAGGCCGTCCGCATCGTCGAGGGCGAGGAGCGTCCCGCCAGCGTCGAAGTCGTCGAGAACCCACGACAGGGCGACGGCGAGGACGGCGGCGTCAACTGGCGCGACAACGAGTTCATCAGCTAA
- a CDS encoding glutaredoxin family protein, which produces MSTQSELTEEEVREQVEEVLEENEVVLFMKGNRLMPQCGYSQRAVQLLSQHRAEFETVDVLPALPQYRAVLEQESGWETIPQTFVDGEFVGGSDILAELDERDELAETVNA; this is translated from the coding sequence ATGAGCACTCAGAGCGAACTCACCGAAGAGGAAGTCCGCGAGCAGGTCGAGGAGGTTCTCGAGGAGAACGAGGTCGTCCTGTTCATGAAGGGGAACCGGCTGATGCCCCAGTGTGGCTACTCCCAGCGTGCGGTGCAACTGCTCTCGCAGCACCGTGCGGAGTTCGAGACCGTCGACGTGCTCCCCGCGCTGCCGCAGTATCGGGCCGTGCTCGAGCAGGAGTCCGGCTGGGAGACGATCCCGCAGACGTTCGTCGACGGCGAGTTCGTCGGCGGCAGCGACATCCTCGCCGAGCTCGACGAGCGCGACGAGCTCGCCGAGACCGTCAACGCCTGA
- a CDS encoding helix-turn-helix transcriptional regulator translates to MSAAEYDLSDDERRALELIRDSGGIYQSDFWKELDITSRKGSRIAEGLAEEGLIQREEAVYDGHNTYLLKPRTRDLEFSLLMAGDQLTPFIGEEEIDPQSDTFSQWLMNLAYEEY, encoded by the coding sequence ATGAGCGCGGCCGAGTACGACCTCAGCGACGACGAGCGCCGGGCCCTGGAGCTGATCCGTGACTCCGGCGGCATCTACCAGAGCGACTTCTGGAAGGAACTGGACATCACCTCCCGGAAGGGGAGCCGTATCGCGGAGGGCCTCGCCGAAGAGGGGTTGATCCAGCGTGAGGAGGCGGTGTACGACGGACACAACACGTACCTGCTGAAGCCCCGCACGCGCGATCTGGAGTTCTCGCTGCTGATGGCCGGGGACCAGCTCACTCCCTTCATCGGCGAGGAAGAGATCGATCCGCAGTCCGACACGTTCTCGCAGTGGCTGATGAACCTCGCGTACGAAGAGTACTGA
- a CDS encoding cupin domain-containing protein, whose amino-acid sequence MPATSLDAERTYSDGRFTAREVSKTTHSKTVCGYFEPGQFIPVHAPDSDVTVVVQSGHGVVRDGKRTHEVEPGSVVTVPAGEKRGVKAGDERLAAVLVTAPPPSDAEHEPVRRGIKNDEFEP is encoded by the coding sequence ATGCCCGCGACGAGCCTCGACGCCGAACGCACGTACAGCGACGGTCGGTTCACCGCCCGCGAGGTGTCCAAAACGACACACAGCAAGACTGTCTGTGGCTACTTCGAGCCCGGCCAGTTCATCCCCGTCCACGCACCCGACAGCGACGTGACCGTCGTCGTTCAGTCGGGCCACGGCGTCGTCCGGGACGGCAAGCGAACTCACGAGGTCGAACCCGGGTCGGTCGTGACAGTCCCCGCCGGCGAGAAGCGCGGCGTCAAAGCCGGCGACGAGCGGCTGGCGGCCGTGCTCGTGACTGCGCCGCCGCCGAGCGACGCCGAGCACGAGCCCGTCCGACGGGGGATAAAGAACGACGAGTTCGAACCGTAG
- the psmA gene encoding archaeal proteasome endopeptidase complex subunit alpha: MQGQQQQAYDRGITIFSPDGRLYQVEYAREAVKRGTPSVGVRTPEGVVLAADKRRRSKMIEPDSVEKLHKVDDHIGIASAGHVADARKLIDVARREAQTNRLRYGEPTTVETLSKTVTDFIQQYTQYGGARPFGVSLIVGGVTNGRPRLFECDPSGTPYEWQALSVGANRSDIRDHLEAEYEDDMSLEDGVGLALSALSVHDDEEMTPDGVDIATIDVDTEEYVHLPPAEVETHLEKRNLLADGEDDATE, encoded by the coding sequence ATGCAAGGACAACAACAGCAGGCCTACGACCGCGGCATCACTATCTTCTCGCCCGACGGGCGACTGTACCAAGTCGAGTACGCCCGCGAGGCGGTCAAACGCGGCACGCCAAGCGTCGGCGTCCGCACGCCCGAAGGCGTCGTGCTCGCGGCGGACAAGCGCCGGCGCTCGAAGATGATCGAGCCGGACTCCGTCGAGAAGCTCCACAAGGTCGACGATCACATCGGGATCGCCAGCGCCGGCCACGTCGCCGACGCGCGCAAGCTGATCGACGTCGCCCGCCGGGAGGCACAGACCAACCGTCTGCGCTACGGCGAGCCGACCACCGTCGAGACGCTCTCGAAGACGGTGACGGACTTCATCCAGCAGTACACCCAGTACGGCGGCGCCCGCCCGTTCGGCGTCTCGCTGATCGTCGGCGGCGTCACGAACGGCCGGCCGCGCCTGTTCGAGTGTGACCCAAGCGGCACCCCCTACGAGTGGCAGGCGCTCTCCGTCGGCGCGAACCGATCGGACATCCGTGACCACCTCGAAGCCGAGTACGAGGACGACATGAGTCTCGAAGACGGCGTCGGCCTCGCGCTCTCGGCGCTTTCGGTCCACGACGACGAGGAGATGACCCCTGACGGCGTCGACATCGCCACGATCGACGTCGACACCGAGGAGTACGTCCACCTCCCGCCCGCGGAGGTCGAGACGCACCTCGAGAAGCGAAACCTGCTGGCGGACGGCGAGGACGACGCCACCGAGTAA
- a CDS encoding GNAT family N-acetyltransferase encodes MGYELRESRPTVDRFLELRDAAGMAERSREAVERGLPNSRYAVTVVDGTGETVGMARIVGDGGAVYHVCDMAVHPDHQRQGLGSQMMDALMDWIDETAPLKAYVNLMADVDGFYERWGFERTAPASKGMYYRVPEA; translated from the coding sequence ATGGGGTACGAACTCCGTGAGTCGCGGCCGACGGTCGACCGGTTTCTCGAACTCCGCGACGCCGCGGGGATGGCCGAACGCTCCCGCGAGGCAGTCGAACGGGGGCTTCCGAACAGCCGCTACGCGGTCACGGTCGTCGACGGGACGGGCGAGACTGTCGGGATGGCCCGGATCGTCGGTGATGGGGGAGCGGTGTACCACGTCTGCGACATGGCGGTCCACCCGGACCACCAGCGGCAGGGGCTAGGGAGCCAAATGATGGACGCGCTGATGGACTGGATCGACGAGACCGCTCCGCTGAAGGCGTACGTGAACCTGATGGCAGACGTCGACGGCTTCTACGAACGGTGGGGGTTCGAACGGACGGCGCCCGCCTCGAAGGGGATGTACTACCGCGTCCCCGAGGCGTAG
- a CDS encoding phosphoadenosine phosphosulfate reductase family protein codes for MTEFPDYLDVDYTDGEGETPEDYPSLEHKIEKAIEVTRQGLEQYENPAIMWTGGKDSTLTLYFVKEVAERHDLEVPPAVFLDHYQHFDELIDFVEHWADEWDLDVHFARNDDVGAYVDEHDLTPGDDIEISALNDQNQHHIRNILEYEEETFPFLLDTYVGNHLLKTVPLNNAIEELNIDGIVSGVRWDEQEARADETFFSPRHDPDIYPPHDRIQPILQFDERAVWDCFWHYVVPDTVEGYPEEGYVPDDADDLPNGLTQDDIPVSPKYFAGFRSLGSEVSTEKSEEEPAWHQDLENTTERAGRAQDKEDLMERLRDLGYM; via the coding sequence ATGACCGAGTTCCCCGACTACTTAGACGTCGACTACACCGACGGCGAGGGCGAGACCCCCGAGGACTACCCGAGCCTCGAACACAAGATCGAGAAGGCCATCGAGGTCACTCGACAGGGGCTGGAGCAGTACGAGAACCCGGCGATCATGTGGACCGGCGGGAAGGACTCCACGCTCACGCTGTACTTCGTGAAGGAGGTCGCCGAGCGCCACGACCTGGAGGTGCCGCCGGCGGTGTTCCTCGATCACTACCAGCACTTCGACGAGCTCATCGACTTCGTCGAGCACTGGGCCGACGAGTGGGATCTCGACGTGCACTTCGCGCGCAACGACGACGTCGGCGCCTACGTCGACGAGCACGACCTCACGCCCGGTGACGACATCGAGATTTCGGCGCTCAACGACCAAAACCAGCACCACATCCGGAACATCCTCGAGTACGAGGAGGAGACGTTCCCGTTCCTGCTCGACACGTACGTCGGCAACCACCTGCTGAAGACGGTCCCGCTGAACAACGCTATCGAGGAGCTGAACATCGACGGCATCGTCTCCGGCGTCCGCTGGGACGAGCAGGAGGCCCGGGCCGACGAGACGTTCTTCAGCCCGCGCCACGACCCCGACATCTACCCGCCCCACGACCGCATCCAGCCGATCCTGCAGTTCGACGAGCGCGCGGTCTGGGACTGCTTCTGGCACTACGTCGTGCCGGACACCGTCGAGGGGTATCCCGAGGAGGGCTACGTTCCCGACGACGCCGACGACCTGCCCAACGGGCTGACCCAGGACGACATCCCGGTGTCGCCGAAGTACTTCGCCGGCTTCCGCTCGCTGGGCTCGGAGGTCTCCACCGAAAAGAGCGAGGAGGAGCCCGCGTGGCACCAGGACCTCGAGAACACGACCGAGCGCGCCGGCCGCGCCCAGGACAAGGAGGACCTCATGGAGCGCCTCCGCGACCTGGGCTACATGTAG
- a CDS encoding diphthine--ammonia ligase: MSWVSLFSGGKDSSWALYRAQQEGLDVERLLTVHPAGDSYMYHTPATHLARLAAESIGLPLVEVEPDDFGADDVPDAGAQGDAELEPLEAALREIAADTDLTGVTAGAVESEYQTSRIEGLCDRLGIDLFAPLWQRDPETLATEMLDAGFEIVIVQVAAAGLDESWLGRTLDADALAELQALNDEYGVHVLGEGGEFETFVVDGPHMDRRIGLDLATEWERTRGHVVVEDAWLE, from the coding sequence ATGAGTTGGGTGAGCCTGTTCTCGGGCGGGAAGGACTCCTCGTGGGCGCTCTACCGGGCCCAGCAGGAGGGGCTGGACGTGGAACGCCTCCTGACGGTCCACCCGGCGGGCGACTCGTACATGTACCACACGCCGGCGACACATCTCGCGAGGCTGGCCGCAGAGAGCATCGGCCTGCCGCTCGTGGAGGTCGAACCGGACGACTTCGGCGCCGACGACGTGCCCGACGCGGGCGCACAGGGCGACGCCGAGCTCGAACCCTTGGAGGCCGCGCTCCGAGAGATCGCCGCCGACACCGACCTGACGGGTGTCACCGCCGGCGCCGTCGAGAGTGAGTACCAGACCTCCCGGATCGAGGGGCTCTGTGACCGCCTCGGGATCGACCTGTTCGCGCCGCTGTGGCAGCGCGACCCCGAGACGCTCGCGACCGAGATGCTCGACGCCGGCTTCGAGATCGTGATCGTCCAAGTCGCGGCCGCGGGCCTGGACGAGTCCTGGCTCGGCCGGACGCTCGACGCCGACGCGCTGGCGGAGCTGCAGGCGCTCAACGACGAGTACGGCGTCCACGTGCTCGGCGAGGGCGGGGAGTTCGAGACGTTCGTCGTCGACGGCCCGCACATGGACCGCCGGATCGGGCTGGACCTTGCGACCGAGTGGGAGCGGACGCGCGGACACGTCGTCGTCGAGGACGCCTGGCTCGAGTAG
- a CDS encoding ABC transporter substrate-binding protein, whose product MRRSTADRRHDDGTSTRRRWLQALGVAGTAGLAGCTGGDGTESSDTPTTEGDAFGTEEPTATDGELPDVRGTYRTVTAGRVNTLNPLYNRAGGAGTIIGFALDGGYTYRPGNDRFDQLYELSSDRGEVWTASVRDGLEFSDPYGQVTAEDFVYQVRELHQSDWAATAAASSWPDSVTIEQTGELEFQIELETANLLYPETQDPLLYPVPKALLEPYVAETDEQGLQQDQELLTLSFTGNLGAYTLEEWNRGSSRVFSRNDDYYLRDVGDAPRAFEKAPYFERLVSEVVAEQSSRVGALETGETDSAGVPPNQVSRLDDLDAVNVEIVPQPYNDVLTYNMRDNGWNAGPGNLFRKKAFRQGLACAVDKQRMVTGIQRGYANVEHTWQPRWSRWYPDEAEITEYGVGELYGPEPTRSRIREAIADTDYEYGGEYLLNPSGTRCQIDLYYSAGSNIERSKAQFIASEIEANAGIVVEPEAIDTTTFNTGYWQQEIPENPDAYEWSNGSFNAGPREVTSANAWDMEIVWGLNTYPLNPTTASSFFVKDDDYNPYGYYPDWDARGLFEEARAAQSEAELQETLTEIFRHITEDQPMGMLSFPANTIGYASDIEGPSRTYFNGWDFPAWHRTE is encoded by the coding sequence GTGCGACGTTCGACTGCGGATCGACGGCACGACGACGGAACGAGTACTCGACGGCGCTGGCTGCAGGCGCTGGGTGTCGCGGGGACGGCTGGACTCGCCGGCTGTACCGGCGGTGACGGCACCGAGAGCTCAGACACGCCGACGACGGAGGGGGACGCGTTCGGCACCGAGGAGCCGACGGCGACCGACGGGGAGCTGCCGGACGTACGCGGAACCTACCGGACGGTGACTGCGGGCCGGGTGAACACGCTCAACCCCCTGTACAACCGCGCGGGGGGCGCGGGAACGATCATCGGCTTCGCCCTCGACGGCGGTTACACCTACCGGCCGGGCAACGACCGGTTCGACCAGCTCTACGAGCTGTCGTCCGACCGCGGCGAGGTGTGGACCGCATCGGTCCGGGACGGGCTCGAGTTCAGCGACCCGTACGGGCAGGTGACCGCCGAGGACTTCGTCTATCAGGTCCGGGAGCTCCACCAGTCCGACTGGGCGGCGACCGCCGCCGCGAGCAGCTGGCCCGACTCCGTGACGATCGAGCAGACCGGGGAGCTCGAGTTCCAGATCGAGCTCGAAACCGCGAACCTCCTCTACCCCGAGACCCAGGACCCGCTGCTGTACCCCGTTCCGAAGGCGCTGCTCGAACCGTACGTCGCCGAGACTGACGAACAGGGGCTCCAGCAGGACCAAGAGCTGCTGACGCTTTCGTTCACCGGCAACCTCGGCGCCTACACGCTGGAGGAGTGGAACCGGGGGAGCAGCCGCGTGTTCAGCCGCAACGACGACTACTACCTGCGGGACGTCGGGGACGCGCCCCGAGCGTTCGAGAAAGCGCCGTACTTCGAGCGGCTCGTCTCCGAGGTCGTGGCCGAGCAGTCCTCGCGCGTTGGCGCGCTCGAGACGGGCGAGACCGACAGCGCCGGCGTCCCGCCGAACCAGGTCTCCCGGCTGGACGACCTCGACGCCGTCAACGTGGAGATCGTTCCCCAGCCGTACAACGACGTGCTCACGTACAACATGCGGGACAACGGCTGGAACGCCGGTCCCGGGAACCTCTTCCGGAAGAAAGCGTTCCGGCAGGGGCTGGCCTGCGCCGTCGACAAGCAGCGGATGGTCACGGGAATCCAGCGCGGGTACGCGAACGTCGAGCACACGTGGCAGCCCCGCTGGTCGCGGTGGTACCCCGACGAGGCGGAGATCACGGAGTACGGCGTCGGCGAGCTGTACGGGCCCGAACCAACCCGGAGCCGGATCCGCGAGGCGATCGCTGACACCGACTACGAGTACGGCGGCGAGTATCTGCTGAACCCCAGCGGGACGCGGTGTCAGATCGACCTCTACTACAGCGCCGGCAGCAATATCGAACGGAGCAAGGCGCAGTTCATCGCCAGCGAGATCGAGGCCAACGCCGGCATCGTCGTCGAGCCCGAGGCGATCGACACGACGACGTTCAACACGGGGTACTGGCAGCAGGAGATCCCCGAGAACCCCGACGCCTACGAGTGGTCGAACGGCTCGTTCAACGCCGGACCTCGGGAGGTCACCAGCGCCAACGCGTGGGACATGGAGATCGTCTGGGGGCTGAACACCTACCCGCTGAACCCCACGACTGCGAGCAGCTTCTTCGTCAAGGACGACGACTACAACCCCTACGGCTACTACCCCGACTGGGACGCCCGAGGGCTGTTCGAGGAGGCCCGGGCCGCCCAGAGCGAGGCGGAGCTCCAGGAGACGCTCACGGAGATCTTCCGGCACATCACCGAGGATCAGCCGATGGGAATGCTTTCCTTCCCCGCGAACACGATCGGCTACGCCAGCGACATCGAGGGGCCCAGCCGGACGTACTTCAACGGCTGGGACTTCCCGGCGTGGCACCGCACCGAGTGA
- a CDS encoding Rpp14/Pop5 family protein, translating to MKHLPKHLQPRWRYLAVAIESWPDADVGRRAFQRELWYAGQNLLGDSGSTDADLRVMRFALEAGSGGAIVRARRGEVDAARAAIACVDEVDGEPVGLRVSGVSGSVDAASESYLGDPAGSSTQEEVAFAGGEHPARSHDGAVDVAAPAGWIGATVRDIE from the coding sequence ATGAAACACCTTCCCAAGCACCTCCAGCCGCGCTGGCGCTACCTCGCGGTCGCGATCGAGAGCTGGCCCGACGCGGACGTCGGGCGGCGGGCGTTCCAGCGCGAACTCTGGTACGCCGGGCAGAACCTCTTGGGCGACTCGGGCAGCACCGACGCCGACCTGCGCGTGATGCGCTTCGCCCTCGAAGCGGGAAGCGGCGGTGCGATCGTCCGCGCCCGGCGGGGCGAGGTCGACGCCGCCCGCGCGGCGATCGCCTGCGTCGACGAGGTGGACGGCGAGCCAGTCGGCCTCCGCGTTTCCGGCGTCTCCGGCAGCGTCGACGCCGCTTCGGAAAGCTATTTAGGCGATCCAGCCGGCAGTTCGACACAGGAAGAGGTCGCGTTCGCGGGTGGCGAACACCCGGCCCGATCCCATGACGGCGCCGTCGACGTGGCGGCGCCGGCGGGGTGGATCGGCGCGACCGTTCGAGATATCGAGTGA
- a CDS encoding DUF7542 family protein: protein MSDDRVTVTCDDCALAETFDSLGAARAFVEEHRTETGHDPTWELPSLASGVERAGEEAGVCGRPGCTDTESPLYRDE from the coding sequence ATGAGCGACGACCGAGTCACGGTCACCTGTGACGACTGTGCCCTCGCCGAGACGTTCGACTCGCTGGGTGCGGCCCGGGCGTTCGTCGAGGAGCACCGGACCGAGACGGGCCACGACCCGACGTGGGAGCTCCCCTCGCTCGCGTCAGGGGTCGAGCGCGCGGGCGAGGAAGCCGGCGTCTGCGGCCGCCCGGGCTGTACCGACACCGAGTCGCCGCTGTACCGGGACGAGTAG
- a CDS encoding class I SAM-dependent methyltransferase produces MKRSIEDHAERFSAVAAEYDEQQDSEEYGACASLVIEAADPGPAETVLDLGTGTGAIALALAPEADRVIGRDISEGMLAEARRKAEAAGDENVTFDEGRFREPNVEEPVDVIVSNFAMHHLGDEEKREAIRVIAALEPRRFVLGDVMLSAAIPEGEEQYSPEVDDPATVGVLVEALTDAGFTVADATLVSEQYGVLVADR; encoded by the coding sequence ATGAAACGCTCGATCGAGGACCACGCCGAGCGGTTCTCCGCCGTCGCGGCGGAGTACGACGAACAGCAGGACAGCGAGGAGTACGGTGCCTGTGCTTCGCTGGTAATCGAGGCCGCCGACCCCGGGCCCGCCGAGACGGTGCTCGATCTCGGGACGGGCACGGGTGCGATCGCACTCGCACTCGCCCCCGAGGCCGACCGCGTGATCGGTCGGGACATCAGCGAGGGGATGCTCGCCGAGGCCCGGCGGAAAGCCGAGGCGGCGGGCGACGAGAACGTCACGTTCGACGAGGGGCGGTTCCGTGAACCGAACGTCGAGGAACCGGTCGACGTGATCGTCTCGAACTTCGCGATGCACCACCTCGGAGACGAGGAGAAGCGTGAGGCGATCCGGGTCATCGCCGCCCTCGAGCCGCGGCGGTTCGTGCTCGGCGACGTGATGCTGTCGGCGGCGATCCCCGAGGGCGAGGAGCAGTACTCTCCGGAAGTCGACGACCCCGCGACCGTCGGCGTGCTGGTGGAGGCGCTGACCGACGCCGGCTTCACCGTCGCCGATGCGACGCTCGTGAGCGAGCAGTACGGGGTGCTCGTCGCCGACCGATGA
- a CDS encoding DUF7503 family protein — MEADSSSTAAYLAEHPKMVGVLFTAMLLLSQAGSVAASGTGTTIGP; from the coding sequence ATGGAAGCAGACAGTTCCAGCACGGCGGCGTACCTCGCGGAGCACCCGAAGATGGTCGGCGTCCTGTTCACGGCGATGCTGCTGCTCTCACAGGCCGGCAGCGTCGCAGCAAGCGGGACGGGTACTACGATCGGTCCGTAA
- a CDS encoding DUF7504 family protein — MSSPVRSARGEGGGLRETFRELKQRGPQVLVTGDVPEAVSRQATRRLLGHPEEKRHRVFALTDGDAAAERWFPGDRSPADERSTLISGGELRGNVVVDGSADGGGEDTLVRRIDGEIRSRCPDDDTLPPAMLRVGLYSLETLLETHGIETVRRLAYRLTGEVRRARGMGHYHLPRAADADAVADLQFVFDARLELRTGAGGPEQRWHLPGRGTTNWVALDEP, encoded by the coding sequence ATGAGCAGTCCGGTCAGATCGGCCCGGGGGGAGGGTGGTGGGCTCCGGGAGACGTTCCGCGAACTCAAACAGCGCGGGCCGCAGGTGCTCGTCACCGGCGACGTGCCGGAGGCGGTCTCCCGGCAGGCGACCAGACGGCTGTTGGGCCATCCCGAGGAAAAGCGCCACCGCGTGTTCGCGCTCACCGACGGCGACGCCGCGGCCGAGCGGTGGTTCCCCGGGGACCGCTCGCCCGCCGACGAGCGTTCGACGCTGATCAGCGGGGGCGAGCTCCGGGGCAACGTCGTCGTGGACGGGTCAGCCGACGGCGGCGGCGAGGATACGCTCGTCCGTCGGATCGACGGCGAGATCCGGAGCCGGTGCCCCGACGACGACACGCTCCCGCCGGCGATGCTCCGTGTGGGGCTCTACTCCCTCGAGACGTTGCTGGAGACTCACGGGATCGAGACGGTGCGGCGGCTGGCCTACCGCCTGACCGGCGAGGTGCGTCGGGCCCGCGGGATGGGTCACTACCACCTCCCGCGTGCGGCCGACGCCGACGCCGTGGCTGACCTCCAGTTCGTGTTCGACGCCCGGTTGGAGCTCCGGACCGGCGCCGGCGGCCCCGAACAGCGGTGGCATCTCCCGGGGCGGGGCACCACGAACTGGGTCGCGCTCGACGAGCCGTGA
- a CDS encoding Na+/H+ antiporter NhaC family protein, with product MSELGALALQTSEFGALSLLPPLLAIFLAMITRRAILSLFLGVWSGAVIYTGGHGFVTTLEWTAESIGASLFNAKILMIVMFLGAGVAMIWRLGGALAIANYATSRLDSQRRVGLATWIFGMLWFFGDYSNTAIVGTTMRDMADEMRMSREKLSYIVDSTAAPVATFGISSWVVYQLSMIDQGYESAGIAEQAPGSFTVFLQSIPFNMYCIFAVVMVGIIVLTQRDFGEMLDAEHRSWKEGKVLRDDATPMQSAEDSLGDVVTDTPSLRFFLIPVGSLITVVFVGAAFTGVTGAGAGASFIEIVDNAAFVDALLWGSFTMVSVGIISGTIAGLMDLEEAMETVIDGFSMMLTAASILIMAWTIGGVTTSLGTGTYVTNTAEPFITPTLLPVVILLASAVIAFSTGTSWGTMAIVTPIAIPLAWQIGGTTPELLPVAVGTVFSGAIFGDHCSPISDTTILSSTFTGADHIDHVRTQIYYALTVISVAITMLLVWGVTRITPLVLLPVGIGVLYGVVYGLSEWDAARKGVDPKASTTEQTVAPSDD from the coding sequence ATGTCTGAACTGGGGGCGCTCGCCCTCCAGACGTCGGAGTTCGGCGCGCTCTCGCTTTTGCCGCCGCTGTTGGCAATCTTCCTCGCGATGATCACCCGTCGGGCGATCCTCTCGCTGTTCCTGGGGGTCTGGTCCGGCGCGGTCATCTACACGGGCGGGCACGGGTTCGTCACGACACTCGAGTGGACCGCCGAGTCGATCGGTGCGAGCCTGTTCAACGCCAAGATCCTGATGATCGTGATGTTCCTCGGCGCGGGGGTCGCCATGATCTGGCGGCTCGGTGGTGCGCTGGCCATCGCTAACTACGCCACCTCCCGGCTCGACTCCCAGCGCAGGGTCGGCCTAGCGACGTGGATCTTCGGGATGCTGTGGTTCTTCGGCGACTACTCCAACACCGCGATCGTCGGGACGACGATGCGGGACATGGCCGACGAGATGCGGATGTCCCGGGAGAAGCTCTCCTACATCGTCGACTCCACGGCCGCGCCGGTCGCGACGTTCGGCATCTCTAGCTGGGTGGTGTACCAGCTGAGCATGATCGACCAGGGGTACGAGTCCGCGGGGATCGCCGAGCAGGCGCCCGGCTCGTTTACGGTGTTCCTCCAGAGCATCCCGTTCAACATGTACTGCATCTTCGCGGTCGTGATGGTCGGGATCATCGTCCTGACCCAGCGCGACTTCGGCGAGATGCTCGACGCCGAACACCGCTCTTGGAAGGAGGGGAAGGTGCTGCGTGACGACGCGACGCCGATGCAGAGCGCCGAGGACAGCCTCGGCGACGTGGTGACTGACACGCCCAGCCTTCGGTTCTTCCTCATCCCGGTCGGCTCGCTGATCACGGTCGTGTTCGTCGGCGCCGCCTTCACCGGCGTCACCGGCGCGGGCGCGGGCGCCTCGTTCATCGAGATCGTCGACAACGCGGCGTTCGTCGACGCGCTGCTGTGGGGTTCGTTCACGATGGTGTCGGTAGGGATCATCTCCGGCACCATCGCGGGCCTGATGGATCTGGAGGAGGCGATGGAGACGGTGATCGACGGGTTCAGTATGATGCTGACTGCGGCGTCGATCCTGATCATGGCGTGGACGATCGGCGGCGTCACCACGTCGCTGGGAACGGGGACGTACGTCACCAACACGGCGGAGCCGTTCATCACGCCGACGCTGTTGCCCGTGGTGATCCTGCTGGCCTCGGCGGTGATCGCGTTCTCGACCGGCACGTCCTGGGGGACGATGGCGATCGTGACGCCGATCGCGATCCCGCTGGCGTGGCAGATCGGCGGTACTACCCCGGAACTGCTGCCGGTCGCGGTCGGGACGGTGTTCAGCGGCGCCATCTTCGGCGACCACTGCTCGCCGATCTCCGACACGACGATCCTCTCCTCGACGTTCACGGGGGCGGACCACATCGACCACGTCCGGACCCAGATCTACTACGCGCTGACGGTGATCTCGGTCGCGATCACGATGCTGCTCGTCTGGGGCGTCACCCGGATCACGCCGCTGGTCCTGCTCCCAGTCGGGATCGGCGTGCTGTACGGCGTCGTGTACGGGCTCTCGGAGTGGGACGCCGCCCGGAAGGGGGTCGACCCCAAGGCGTCGACGACCGAGCAGACGGTCGCGCCGTCGGACGACTGA